The Flavobacterium faecale genome has a segment encoding these proteins:
- a CDS encoding type III pantothenate kinase, with translation MILTIDVGNTRIKGAVFEVDSIVEQFAVDTNVLTDKIKLILEKYEKCYAIVIASVGKLDKKLFLDFEKRVEVHFISHDDAFPFSNLYATPKTLGIDRMVLAAGAVLQYPKANRLVIDAGTCVTYDYINADDEYLGGAISPGLLLRYKALNNYTSKLPLLELDSPKAMIGDSTSESIHSGVVNGLVYEIKGFIDEYRQIDANFIIILTGGDAVFLAKRLKNTIFANSNFLLESLNQTFQYKIKND, from the coding sequence ATGATTCTAACGATTGATGTTGGTAATACCCGAATTAAAGGAGCTGTTTTTGAAGTAGATAGTATTGTGGAGCAATTTGCAGTTGATACAAATGTTCTGACTGATAAAATTAAACTTATTTTAGAAAAATACGAAAAGTGCTACGCAATCGTGATTGCTTCTGTTGGTAAACTTGACAAAAAACTCTTTCTCGACTTTGAAAAAAGGGTAGAAGTACATTTTATTTCTCATGATGACGCCTTTCCGTTTTCCAACTTGTATGCCACTCCAAAGACATTGGGGATAGATCGAATGGTTTTAGCTGCCGGTGCCGTGCTACAATACCCAAAAGCAAATCGTTTGGTGATTGATGCGGGTACTTGTGTCACGTATGATTACATTAACGCAGATGATGAGTACTTAGGAGGTGCTATAAGTCCGGGCTTGCTGTTGCGATACAAAGCACTGAATAATTATACATCAAAGCTGCCATTGTTGGAATTGGATAGTCCAAAAGCAATGATTGGTGACTCTACAAGCGAGTCAATTCACTCGGGTGTAGTTAACGGTTTGGTCTATGAAATAAAGGGATTCATAGACGAATATCGTCAAATTGACGCAAACTTTATAATTATTTTAACGGGCGGAGACGCAGTTTTTTTGGCTAAACGATTAAAAAATACCATATTTGCCAATTCAAATTTTCTTTTAGAGAGTTTGAACCAAACTTTTCAATATAAAATCAAAAATGATTAA
- a CDS encoding DUF885 domain-containing protein — MTKTPKVLIAVIAAAFLTQCKTQESTVDFSTVTSNYFNDKNALDPLGATQNGQNQFNDKLQFEMTDSFREKQLAFFNKYESTLDSIDEKDLSAEEKNSFSIIKWEVEVGKKLLDQPTNLVPIHQFWGTHLTMGQYAGGTSAQPFKTEKDYNNFLKRMDLFSVWIDSAMVYMKKGMEKGVVLPKSLTEKVIPQFAEMATPNIEDNLFYSAIKIMPKIFSEDTKRDLTARYKAEIKDKLMPQYSKMAAFLKDEYLPASRATSGIGSLPAGKDLYAVYVKMWTTTEMTPDEIHKLGLSEVARIKSEMEKVKTEVGFKGTLLEFFEYVRNKPELKPFKIPEEVIANFERIYTVIKPNVDKLFSLQPKTKFEIRRTEAFREKTGSAEYSQGAADGSRPGVFYVPIPDVEEYNGYGDEDLFLHEAIPGHHFQISLQQENGNLPDFRKYNWFGAYGEGWALYTESLGKELGLYKDGYSYFGMLGNEIHRAVRLVVDTGIHSKGWTREQAIKYSLENEAESEASITTEIERYMAIPGQALSYKIGQLKIIELRKRAEAKMGNKFDIKKFHEKVLESGVMPLALLEKKIDDWIAEK, encoded by the coding sequence ATGACGAAGACTCCCAAAGTTTTAATTGCAGTTATTGCGGCTGCATTTTTGACACAATGTAAAACACAAGAGAGTACAGTTGATTTCTCGACTGTCACCTCAAATTACTTTAACGATAAAAATGCATTAGATCCGCTGGGTGCTACTCAAAATGGACAAAATCAATTCAATGATAAGTTGCAGTTTGAAATGACTGATAGTTTTAGGGAAAAGCAATTGGCTTTTTTTAATAAATATGAGTCAACATTAGATTCTATTGACGAAAAAGATTTGTCAGCAGAAGAAAAAAATAGTTTTTCGATCATAAAATGGGAAGTTGAAGTTGGAAAAAAGCTGCTCGATCAACCAACTAACTTGGTGCCTATTCATCAGTTTTGGGGAACGCACCTAACTATGGGCCAATACGCAGGTGGTACGAGTGCGCAGCCTTTCAAAACGGAAAAAGATTATAATAATTTTTTAAAAAGAATGGATTTGTTTAGTGTGTGGATTGACTCCGCTATGGTATATATGAAAAAGGGAATGGAAAAAGGTGTAGTGCTACCAAAATCGTTAACTGAGAAAGTAATTCCTCAATTTGCTGAGATGGCAACACCTAATATTGAAGATAATCTTTTTTATTCGGCCATCAAGATTATGCCAAAAATTTTTTCTGAAGATACAAAAAGAGATTTAACGGCAAGATACAAGGCAGAGATAAAGGATAAATTGATGCCGCAGTACAGTAAGATGGCTGCTTTTTTAAAGGATGAATACTTACCTGCGTCACGCGCAACAAGCGGTATAGGAAGTTTGCCAGCGGGAAAAGATTTGTATGCTGTGTACGTCAAGATGTGGACAACTACCGAAATGACACCAGATGAAATACATAAACTCGGTTTGAGCGAAGTGGCCCGTATTAAATCTGAAATGGAGAAGGTTAAGACTGAAGTAGGTTTTAAAGGAACTTTATTAGAATTTTTCGAGTATGTTCGTAACAAACCGGAATTGAAACCATTCAAAATACCAGAGGAAGTAATTGCGAATTTCGAGAGAATTTATACCGTTATCAAGCCAAACGTTGATAAATTATTCTCATTGCAACCCAAAACAAAATTCGAGATTAGAAGAACAGAAGCTTTTAGAGAAAAAACTGGAAGTGCAGAATACAGTCAAGGTGCGGCAGATGGATCTCGTCCGGGAGTGTTTTATGTGCCAATTCCGGATGTTGAAGAATACAATGGATACGGAGATGAAGATTTGTTTTTGCACGAGGCAATTCCAGGGCATCATTTTCAGATTTCATTACAACAAGAGAATGGCAACCTACCAGACTTCAGAAAATACAATTGGTTTGGAGCTTATGGCGAAGGTTGGGCATTGTATACAGAGAGCTTAGGGAAAGAATTAGGCTTGTATAAAGATGGCTATTCGTATTTTGGTATGCTGGGTAATGAGATTCATAGAGCTGTTCGTCTAGTGGTAGATACAGGTATTCATAGCAAAGGGTGGACAAGAGAGCAGGCTATAAAATATTCACTTGAAAATGAAGCAGAAAGCGAAGCCAGTATCACTACCGAGATTGAACGCTATATGGCTATTCCTGGTCAAGCTTTGTCTTATAAAATTGGTCAGCTAAAGATTATTGAATTACGTAAAAGAGCAGAAGCTAAAATGGGTAATAAGTTCGATATAAAGAAATTTCACGAAAAGGTTTTGGAGTCAGGAGTTATGCCGCTTGCATTATTAGAGAAAAAAATTGACGACTGGATTGCTGAGAAATAA
- a CDS encoding FdhF/YdeP family oxidoreductase — protein MKKTIAQPPEKLTGIHQVEIPHSAVGLKAIKSALTHIKDEVGIVKGIGLLAKLNQKDGFDCPGCAWPDPDEKRSFLAEYCENGAKAVAEEATKNRVTPMFFALNSVEELGQLSDYELGKKGRLTHPMYLPAGATHYEEISWQDAFDHIAKTLNSFASPDEAIFYTSGRTSNEAAYLYQLFVRHYGTNNLPDCSNMCHESSGSALSETVGIGKGSVTLDDFKHADLVIVMGQNPGTNHPRMLTALGETKHHGGKIISVNPLPEVGLKNFIDPQNPIKWLGNGTDLSDLFLQVRINGDVALLKAILLLLLEKEKTSPGTVFDQEFIAKQTQGYEAFIADLEQYKIEDLVAQTGLTHKEVVEAAEMIADNKKIIVCWAMGLTQHKNGVDNIREVVNLLLLKGSIGKQGAGTCPVRGHSNVQGDRTMGIWEKMPEQFLENIDAYFDFKSPRKHGYDVVKSIEAMHEKKARFFLGMGGNFNSATPDTEYTAQALRNCDLTVHISTKINRSHLIHGKEALILPCLGRTERDPQASGDQFVSVENSMGVVSKSIGHLDPLSDNLKSETAIVAGIAMATLANSNVDWNALAGNYDLIRNAIEVTIPGFEDFNKKVRVPGGFYLPNNARANDFSSTYTGKANFTINQPSDIVLEKGQYMMMTIRTHDQYNTTIYGLDDRYRGILNERRVVLMNPEDVNEAGLKKGDLVDLISHFEVQERLAEKFMVIPYSIPRYSTATYFPEANVLVPLHSKARISNQPASKTVIITIHKRD, from the coding sequence ATGAAGAAAACAATAGCACAACCACCAGAAAAGTTAACCGGAATTCATCAAGTTGAAATTCCGCATTCTGCAGTGGGTTTGAAAGCAATAAAATCTGCCTTGACGCATATCAAAGATGAGGTTGGAATCGTAAAAGGAATTGGTTTATTGGCAAAACTTAATCAAAAAGATGGTTTTGACTGTCCTGGTTGTGCTTGGCCTGATCCAGACGAAAAACGTTCTTTTTTGGCTGAATACTGTGAGAACGGTGCAAAAGCAGTAGCTGAAGAAGCGACAAAGAATAGAGTTACTCCAATGTTTTTTGCATTAAATAGTGTTGAAGAATTAGGACAATTGTCTGATTATGAATTGGGAAAAAAAGGACGACTTACACACCCGATGTATTTGCCTGCAGGTGCTACGCATTATGAAGAAATCAGTTGGCAGGATGCTTTTGATCACATAGCAAAAACATTGAATAGCTTTGCTTCACCAGATGAAGCGATTTTTTACACCTCAGGACGTACCAGTAACGAGGCAGCTTATTTGTACCAGTTGTTTGTCCGTCACTACGGGACCAATAATTTACCTGATTGTTCCAATATGTGTCATGAATCAAGTGGTTCTGCACTGAGTGAAACAGTAGGGATTGGAAAAGGTTCGGTAACTTTGGATGATTTCAAACATGCCGATTTGGTAATTGTGATGGGGCAAAATCCAGGGACAAATCATCCTAGAATGTTGACGGCTTTGGGTGAAACCAAGCACCATGGCGGAAAAATAATAAGTGTAAATCCATTGCCAGAGGTTGGTTTAAAAAATTTTATTGACCCTCAAAATCCAATCAAATGGTTAGGAAATGGAACAGATTTGTCTGATTTGTTTTTGCAAGTAAGAATTAATGGCGACGTTGCATTGTTAAAAGCAATTTTGTTGTTGTTACTCGAAAAAGAAAAAACTAGTCCAGGGACTGTATTTGATCAAGAATTTATTGCTAAGCAAACCCAAGGATATGAAGCTTTTATTGCTGATTTGGAGCAATATAAAATAGAAGATCTTGTAGCACAGACAGGATTGACACATAAAGAAGTAGTTGAAGCTGCCGAAATGATTGCCGACAATAAAAAAATAATTGTTTGTTGGGCTATGGGTTTAACACAGCACAAGAACGGAGTAGATAACATTCGTGAAGTGGTGAATTTATTATTGCTCAAAGGCAGTATCGGTAAACAAGGCGCAGGAACCTGTCCTGTGCGTGGGCATTCAAATGTGCAAGGGGATCGAACCATGGGAATATGGGAGAAAATGCCAGAGCAATTTTTAGAAAACATTGATGCTTATTTCGATTTCAAATCACCGCGCAAACACGGTTATGATGTTGTAAAATCAATCGAAGCCATGCATGAGAAAAAGGCGCGCTTCTTTTTAGGAATGGGCGGGAATTTTAATTCGGCTACCCCAGATACAGAATACACGGCTCAAGCATTGCGTAATTGTGATTTAACGGTACATATTTCGACCAAAATTAACCGTAGTCATTTAATCCATGGTAAAGAAGCTCTGATTTTACCTTGCCTTGGGCGTACAGAACGTGATCCTCAAGCTAGCGGTGATCAGTTTGTGTCGGTAGAAAACTCAATGGGAGTTGTATCAAAATCGATTGGACACTTAGATCCATTGTCAGACAATTTGAAAAGCGAGACAGCTATTGTGGCCGGAATCGCAATGGCTACGTTGGCCAATTCCAATGTAGATTGGAACGCGCTAGCTGGTAATTACGATTTGATTCGAAATGCAATCGAGGTGACCATACCTGGATTCGAAGATTTTAATAAAAAAGTGCGTGTGCCAGGTGGATTTTACTTACCGAATAACGCACGTGCAAACGACTTTAGTAGCACCTATACTGGTAAAGCAAATTTTACTATCAATCAACCTTCAGATATTGTTTTAGAAAAAGGACAATACATGATGATGACCATACGTACACACGATCAATACAATACTACGATTTATGGGTTAGACGATCGCTACAGAGGAATTCTGAACGAGCGCAGAGTGGTCCTGATGAATCCAGAAGATGTAAATGAAGCTGGATTAAAAAAAGGTGATTTAGTTGATTTGATCAGTCATTTTGAAGTGCAGGAACGCCTAGCCGAAAAATTTATGGTTATTCCATATAGTATTCCGCGATATAGTACGGCGACTTATTTTCCAGAAGCTAATGTTTTGGTGCCGCTGCACAGTAAAGCGCGAATAAGTAATCAACCGGCATCCAAAACCGTTATTATTACGATTCATAAAAGGGATTAA
- the fdhD gene encoding formate dehydrogenase accessory sulfurtransferase FdhD: protein MVRNEMQTVSYEGIKKNAETSELITDFLVVEAPLEISINQSPFTVVMRTPGDDFELIRGLLYVEDIYRATTSLSMEIVSEAPNGFTKIEVTISEDQLGVGYLNKRSLLSVSSCGICGKQQLEDFDRPKVKLSKQQPLNLNKLPEMFALMRLNQETFSLTGGSHAATVFDQEYQMLIIKEDIGRHNAVDKCVGALLLSNQLKKGSFLLVSGRVSYEIITKAFFAKIGTIVAVSACSSLAVDYAKEFGICLIGFSRENKATIYSNP, encoded by the coding sequence ATGGTAAGGAATGAAATGCAAACGGTCTCTTATGAAGGAATCAAAAAAAATGCAGAAACGAGTGAGCTAATCACCGATTTTCTGGTTGTTGAAGCACCTTTAGAAATTAGTATTAATCAAAGTCCGTTTACGGTGGTCATGCGTACACCCGGAGATGATTTTGAATTGATTCGAGGTTTGTTGTATGTGGAGGATATTTATAGAGCCACAACTTCTCTTTCGATGGAAATCGTTTCTGAAGCTCCAAATGGATTTACAAAAATTGAGGTTACTATTTCAGAGGACCAACTTGGTGTGGGTTACTTAAACAAAAGATCGTTATTGTCTGTCTCTTCTTGTGGAATTTGCGGCAAGCAACAATTAGAAGATTTTGACCGTCCAAAGGTAAAATTAAGCAAACAACAACCCCTTAATTTGAACAAATTACCCGAAATGTTTGCGTTAATGAGGCTGAATCAAGAAACTTTTAGTCTTACAGGAGGTTCCCACGCTGCCACGGTTTTTGACCAAGAGTATCAAATGCTTATCATTAAAGAAGATATTGGTCGTCATAATGCGGTCGACAAATGTGTTGGAGCATTACTACTTTCTAATCAATTAAAAAAAGGATCATTCTTACTTGTTAGTGGGCGCGTTTCATATGAAATAATCACAAAAGCTTTTTTTGCTAAAATAGGAACTATCGTTGCTGTTTCGGCATGTTCCTCTTTGGCAGTTGATTACGCCAAAGAATTCGGAATCTGTTTAATTGGTTTTTCGAGAGAAAACAAAGCAACCATATATTCTAATCCATAG
- a CDS encoding pseudouridine synthase: MNDKQGSNSRGGSKPGGSRTNSNKPKPAMQKRAQGPKKAKVNTKVAVVDPNKVEKKPNQAPKRPKVKDEIRLNKYISNSGACSRRDADIYIQSGNVKVNGIAVTEMGYMVKPGDTVNFDGMTLTPEKKVYILLNKPKNFTTAFDEGQEFRNVLELVKGSTTAKIASVGRMDKNTTGLLLFTNDTDMIRKFSLPSQKSSKIYQVSLDKNLKFEDLEKISKGLVLDGHRVFVEEVSYIEGEAKSEIGLKLRSSNIKVVRAIFENFKYDVLRVDRVSFAGLTKKNLPRGNWRLLTDQEIINLKNV; encoded by the coding sequence ATGAATGACAAGCAAGGCAGTAATAGTCGAGGAGGTTCAAAGCCAGGAGGCTCAAGAACAAATTCGAATAAGCCAAAACCCGCTATGCAAAAAAGGGCACAAGGACCTAAAAAAGCTAAAGTAAATACCAAGGTAGCTGTGGTGGATCCTAACAAAGTGGAGAAAAAACCAAACCAAGCACCAAAAAGACCTAAAGTTAAAGACGAAATTCGTTTGAATAAATATATCTCCAATTCTGGAGCTTGTTCTCGTCGTGATGCCGATATTTATATCCAATCTGGAAATGTTAAGGTAAATGGAATAGCTGTAACCGAAATGGGTTATATGGTAAAACCAGGAGATACCGTAAATTTTGACGGAATGACCTTGACGCCAGAGAAAAAAGTGTACATCTTGTTGAATAAGCCTAAAAACTTTACAACAGCATTTGATGAAGGGCAAGAATTTCGCAATGTGTTAGAGCTGGTAAAAGGTTCGACTACAGCAAAAATTGCATCAGTAGGACGTATGGATAAGAATACAACAGGATTGTTGTTGTTTACCAATGATACTGATATGATTCGTAAATTTAGTTTACCGAGTCAAAAATCTTCAAAAATCTACCAAGTATCGCTAGATAAAAACTTGAAATTTGAGGATTTGGAAAAAATCAGCAAAGGATTGGTTTTGGACGGTCACAGAGTTTTTGTAGAAGAAGTAAGTTATATTGAAGGTGAAGCGAAAAGCGAAATTGGATTAAAACTACGTTCTTCAAACATTAAAGTGGTTCGTGCTATTTTCGAAAACTTCAAGTATGATGTGTTGCGTGTAGACCGCGTCTCTTTTGCAGGTTTGACTAAGAAAAATTTACCAAGAGGAAACTGGAGGTTATTAACAGATCAAGAAATTATTAATTTGAAAAACGTATAG
- a CDS encoding GIY-YIG nuclease family protein — protein MSNILYSKSTDKFYIGETHDIAQRVEKHNHHSYDNSYTKIASDWNLVLEFNCINKSEALFLEKFIKKMKSKKFIEKIILNPDLLADISSKNNI, from the coding sequence ATCTCTAATATATTATACAGCAAGAGCACAGATAAATTCTACATTGGCGAAACCCATGATATTGCCCAACGTGTAGAAAAACATAATCACCACAGCTATGATAACTCTTATACAAAAATAGCATCAGATTGGAATTTAGTTCTTGAATTTAATTGTATAAATAAATCAGAAGCGCTGTTCTTAGAGAAATTCATTAAAAAAATGAAAAGTAAAAAATTCATCGAAAAAATCATTCTTAATCCTGATCTATTAGCAGACATTTCTAGTAAAAACAACATATAA
- a CDS encoding geranylgeranylglycerol-phosphate geranylgeranyltransferase yields the protein MLNRKQRLLLKKIVSLFSVVRGYNIPIIILAQYLSAIFILAPEKRALDILFDVDLFLLVFASAITIASGYIINNFYDSQKDLINRPNKSMLDRLISQATKLKVYFTLNFIAASLALFVSWKAFLFFSTYIFLIWFYSHKIKKYAVVGNLTATFMAVIPFFALTLHYYYNLSFEEIISHKGHFAVIFAHAAFLSLLLLIREMIKDLENIKGDLANDYRTIPIRFGEEVSKKIITFLVFSTIFPVYLLVSVYEVGYMDIYFYVALIVLLFFLVFLWKASSKEHYLALHNVLKLLIVSGVFCIVLIDPSVLYKGKIWILSS from the coding sequence ATGCTTAATAGAAAACAAAGGCTGCTGCTGAAAAAGATTGTGAGTTTGTTCTCTGTAGTAAGAGGGTACAATATTCCGATTATAATTTTGGCGCAGTATTTATCGGCAATATTCATTTTAGCTCCAGAAAAACGAGCATTAGATATCTTGTTTGATGTTGATTTGTTTCTTTTGGTTTTTGCTTCCGCCATTACTATCGCTTCAGGTTACATCATCAACAATTTTTATGATAGTCAAAAAGACTTGATTAATCGCCCCAACAAATCAATGCTAGATCGGTTAATTAGTCAGGCGACTAAATTGAAGGTGTATTTTACTTTGAATTTTATCGCTGCATCATTGGCTTTGTTTGTCTCGTGGAAAGCCTTTTTGTTTTTTTCGACCTACATTTTTCTCATTTGGTTTTATTCTCACAAAATCAAAAAGTACGCTGTAGTGGGCAATCTTACTGCTACTTTTATGGCGGTAATTCCGTTTTTCGCACTCACTTTACATTATTATTACAACCTTAGTTTCGAGGAGATTATCAGTCACAAAGGACATTTTGCGGTGATATTTGCACATGCTGCATTCTTGTCTTTATTACTTTTAATTCGTGAAATGATTAAAGATCTTGAGAATATCAAAGGTGATTTGGCAAATGATTACCGTACCATTCCCATTCGTTTTGGAGAAGAAGTATCTAAAAAAATCATCACTTTTTTAGTTTTTTCTACCATTTTTCCAGTTTACCTTTTAGTTTCCGTTTATGAAGTTGGGTATATGGATATTTACTTTTATGTGGCGCTAATAGTATTGCTGTTTTTCTTAGTCTTTTTGTGGAAGGCAAGCAGCAAGGAACATTATTTAGCACTTCATAATGTCCTGAAATTACTAATTGTTTCTGGCGTATTTTGTATTGTACTCATCGATCCATCTGTTTTGTACAAAGGTAAAATATGGATCTTATCTAGTTAA
- a CDS encoding hemolysin family protein, whose amino-acid sequence MEISIIILCLILSAFFSGMEIAFISSNKIYLEIEKKQDNFLSRILTKLTEKPSKFLAAMLIGNNIALVVYGFFMGDLLMEWVTTFHFELSSLTSLFLQTVLSTLIVLITAEFFPKVFFQIYANSLIKFFAIPAYFFYQLFYFVSSFFIWVSDFILKKFFRTEGDQIQMFFSKVELGDYITEQMSTVEDNDEVDSEILMFQNALDFSSVKARDIMSPRTEIEAVEVFDTIKQLKELFIETGYSKILVYQNSLDDIVGYVHSFDLFKKPKNIKSVVIPVEFVPETIYIKDVMNLLTKKRKSVAVVLDEYGGTSGIITIEDIVEELFGEIEDEHDSDEELIEQELEEGGFLFSTRFDVEYLNQTYKLNIPESDSYGTLGGYIVDFTNDIPQKGEIIDIGEYHFVVEEATNKKIELVKMTLKE is encoded by the coding sequence ATGGAAATTAGTATTATAATACTGTGTTTAATACTAAGTGCTTTTTTTTCAGGGATGGAGATTGCATTTATTTCATCGAATAAAATTTATCTCGAAATAGAAAAAAAACAGGATAATTTCTTGTCTCGAATTTTAACGAAATTAACCGAGAAACCATCCAAGTTTCTTGCTGCAATGCTGATTGGTAACAATATAGCCTTGGTAGTTTATGGTTTTTTTATGGGGGATTTGCTAATGGAGTGGGTAACCACTTTTCATTTTGAACTATCAAGCTTGACTAGTTTATTCCTTCAAACGGTATTGTCTACCCTAATCGTTTTGATTACAGCAGAATTTTTCCCGAAGGTATTCTTTCAAATCTATGCCAATTCATTGATTAAGTTTTTTGCTATTCCGGCTTATTTCTTTTATCAATTATTTTATTTCGTCTCTTCTTTTTTCATTTGGGTTTCCGATTTTATTCTAAAGAAGTTTTTTAGGACCGAAGGCGATCAAATTCAAATGTTCTTTAGTAAAGTCGAATTAGGAGATTATATTACCGAGCAAATGAGTACGGTAGAAGATAATGATGAAGTAGATTCAGAGATTCTAATGTTTCAAAATGCATTGGATTTTTCGAGTGTAAAAGCTAGAGATATTATGAGTCCTCGTACCGAAATTGAGGCAGTTGAAGTTTTTGATACAATCAAACAGTTGAAAGAATTGTTTATTGAAACTGGTTATTCCAAGATCTTAGTCTATCAAAATTCCTTGGATGATATTGTGGGTTACGTGCACTCATTCGACCTATTTAAAAAGCCTAAAAATATAAAGTCAGTAGTAATTCCGGTAGAATTTGTTCCAGAAACGATTTATATCAAGGATGTGATGAACCTCTTGACCAAAAAAAGGAAAAGTGTTGCGGTCGTGCTCGATGAGTATGGAGGTACATCTGGAATTATCACAATTGAAGATATCGTCGAAGAATTATTTGGAGAAATAGAAGACGAACACGATTCTGATGAAGAATTGATTGAACAAGAATTAGAAGAAGGTGGTTTTTTATTTTCAACTCGATTTGATGTAGAATATCTAAACCAGACGTATAAGCTAAATATTCCAGAAAGTGATTCTTACGGAACATTAGGTGGTTATATCGTAGATTTCACAAATGATATTCCGCAAAAAGGAGAAATAATTGACATTGGAGAATATCATTTTGTGGTAGAAGAGGCCACAAATAAAAAAATTGAATTGGTTAAAATGACCTTAAAAGAATAA
- a CDS encoding outer membrane protein, whose translation MKQKLFLALVLLFTVNTFSQESKISLEANYPIAIGGNFVSEFYKGIIDIGAKYRIAETTNFSFGASINGGVLTNNTNKNKGERDFKVTNYTIQPRLFTEIKIKSLTKLHPAIGLGYTFMIFKSTGINNGFDLSKEDSIKKNGINANLGLSYDITNKLFTTIQYDYVKLSSKESVPSTAFNTSISFLKIGIGVRL comes from the coding sequence ATGAAACAAAAATTATTCTTAGCACTAGTACTACTTTTCACTGTTAACACATTTTCGCAAGAATCAAAAATTAGTCTGGAAGCTAATTATCCAATTGCTATAGGTGGCAATTTCGTTAGCGAGTTTTATAAAGGAATTATTGATATTGGAGCAAAATACCGTATTGCAGAAACAACTAACTTTAGTTTTGGCGCTTCCATAAACGGAGGTGTTTTGACCAACAATACTAATAAAAACAAAGGAGAACGAGATTTTAAAGTAACTAATTACACGATTCAACCACGGTTGTTTACTGAGATTAAAATCAAATCCTTAACAAAACTTCATCCTGCGATTGGCCTTGGATACACCTTTATGATATTTAAGAGCACAGGAATTAACAACGGTTTTGATCTATCAAAAGAAGACAGCATTAAAAAAAATGGGATTAATGCTAACTTAGGCCTTTCATACGATATCACTAATAAACTATTTACGACTATCCAATACGATTATGTAAAGTTGAGTTCGAAAGAATCTGTTCCGAGCACTGCATTTAATACTAGCATCAGTTTTCTCAAAATCGGAATTGGAGTGCGATTATAA
- the lptC gene encoding LPS export ABC transporter periplasmic protein LptC: MNFQKKNRLVYIVTAVAVTFFFGCESKFKEVQKSNITEFIPGGDADNVNLKYTDSGLIKVVLISPKMLDYSNIEFPFTEFPKGIDVTLYDNKGKTTRVTSNYAVSYGRTGIIDLQGKVVILSQDGQKLETEQLFYDQKNEWFYTEKRFKFTDLKGASNGQGIDFSKDFKVIHSQKITGEVQSKE, encoded by the coding sequence ATGAATTTTCAAAAGAAAAATAGACTTGTTTATATTGTCACGGCTGTTGCTGTGACATTCTTTTTTGGGTGCGAAAGTAAATTTAAAGAGGTTCAGAAAAGTAATATCACCGAATTTATTCCGGGAGGAGATGCTGATAATGTAAATTTGAAGTACACTGATTCAGGATTGATCAAGGTGGTGTTAATCAGTCCAAAGATGTTGGATTATTCCAATATCGAATTTCCGTTTACTGAATTCCCAAAAGGTATTGATGTTACTTTGTATGATAATAAAGGAAAAACTACTCGCGTAACTTCCAATTATGCAGTATCTTACGGTCGAACAGGAATTATCGACTTGCAAGGGAAAGTTGTAATCCTCTCTCAAGACGGACAAAAACTTGAAACAGAACAGTTGTTTTATGATCAAAAAAACGAATGGTTTTATACCGAAAAAAGGTTTAAATTCACCGACCTAAAAGGAGCTTCAAACGGGCAAGGAATCGACTTTAGTAAAGATTTTAAAGTAATCCATTCTCAAAAAATTACCGGAGAAGTACAATCGAAAGAATAA